The genomic interval GCAATCAGCGGTCCTGCCACGATTCAACCTTCCTCGGGTTCCATGGAGAGCCGCAGGGGGAACCCATTGTCCCGGGCCGCGGCCTCCACCGTCTTGAGCTTCGTCTCGGCGACCTCGAACGTATAGACGCCGGCCACTCCGACTCCGTTGTAATGAACGTGCAGCATGATCTGCACGGCATCCGACTCGGACTTGTGGAAGACCTCCCGGAGGACGGCCACCACGAACTCGCGCGTCGTGTAATTGTCGTTGTGCAGCAGCACCTTGTAGAGGGTGGGCCTCTTGAGCTTCTGCTTGGGGACGGTCTCTGTCGCGACGGAGCCGTCGTGCTCGTCCTTCTGCGCCATAAGTCTCTTGGACTCCCTTTGATGTCCTGGGAAGCAGGCCGTTTCAGGCCACTCCCTTGAAACCTGTCTCCGCCCGCCACTGCGACAGCCCACCCCGGACGGCCGCCCGCTCGTGCTCCAGGAAGCCTCGCACCGCGCGCTCCAGCCCCGGGTGGAGGAGCAGGTGGGCACTGTACGTGAGGCGAGGCTCGAAACCCCGGGTGAGCTTGTGCTCCCCACCCGCGCCAGGTTCAAAACGCGTCAGCCCCTGGGTAATGCCCTCCTCCACCGGGTGGTAGAGGCAGACGTTGAAGTGCAGGAAGGGGTGCTCCTCGAAGCACCCCCAATAACGGCCGTAGAGCACGCCGTTCGCCCGGAAGTTGAACGCGCCGGCGACCAGCCCGCCCTCCCGTCGGGCCTCCACCAGCTCGCAGCGGTGGCGGAAGGTGGTGAGCATCCGGGCGAAGAAGTCGCGCGTGAGCAGCCGCGTGCCCCACGGGTACTTGTCCACGGTGGACGTGTAGAGCCGGTAGAGCGTGTCCACGTCCACCAGGGCCAGCGCGTCACCGCGCAGCGTGCGCAGGGTGATGCCCTGCTCGGCGGGGGCGCGCAGCTCGCGGCGCAGCTGGTTGCGCCGCTTGGAGTGGAAGCGGGCGAGGAAGTCCTCCAGCGTGCGGTAGCCGTCATTGCGCCACTGGTACTGGACGCCCAGGCGCATGGCGTAGCCCTGGGCCTCGAGCGTGGGCAGCTCCTCCTCGGTGGGGAACAGGACGTGGATGCCGGAGAGCTGCTGTACGCGGGCGAACTCCAGCGCGCCCGCGTACAGCTCCGCCTCGCGGGCCGCGCGCTCCTCGCCCGAGGCCACCAGCACGCGCCGCCCCGTGGCGGGGGTGAAGGGCACGGTGAGCACCAGCTTCGGGTAGTAGCGCAGGCCGGCGCGCTCGGCGGCGGTGGCCCAGGGCGCGTCGAAGACGAACTCGCCCTGGCTGTCGTCCTTGAGATAGGCGGGCGCGGCGGCGACCAGCCTGGAGCCCCGCCACAGCGTCAGGTGCCGCGGATGCCAGCCGCGCTCGGGCACCACGCTGCCGCTGTCCTCGAGCGCCGCGAGGAAGGCCCACTCCAGGAAGGGCACGGCCGAGTCGTCCACGAGCGCATCCCAGAGGGAGGCGGGGACCTCGTGGATGGAGGGCAGGATGCGCAGGGTGGTCGGCAGCGGGGTGGACATCGGCGGCGCACGAGGGGTCGTGGGGCCAGCCTATAACGACGCGGGCCGCCCCCCGCCAGGGCCGGCCGGGCCCTACTTTCCGCGGGTCAATTCAGCGGCGAGGAAGCGTCCAGCCTCGGCCAGTCCCTCGTTGCCTCGACGACGTCCTTCCTCGGTCTCCATGACCCGGCGGGCCGCGTCACTGGCGGTGCCAGCCTCCAGGTCCGTCAGCACCAGGAAGGCGCTCCACGACGGAGTCAGGGGCGCCACGCGGCCGGGGCGCAGCGGGCGGTCCGACAGCGTGGTGGCGACCTTCTCGAGCAGCCCGTCCTCGTTGAGCCGCTTCGTCTTGCCCTGCAGGGCACTCCACGTGGCCTCCAGCAGCGAGGGCAACAGCTTCCCGGAGAGCGCGGACGAGAGCCGCTGCGCGGCCTCCTCCTCGTCCAGCCGGTGCGCCTGGGCGTAGGTGGGGACCAGCTTGGCGACCACCACCGCGCGGGTGGCGAGGTGCGAGAGTCGGGGAGGGTAGGACATGGGCGCTCCGGGGCGGTGCCGGGAGGCCCGGGGAGCGGGCTACCAGCGGACGAGCAGACGGTAGCCGTCGCTGGAGCGCTCCTCCACCGTGATTCGGGCCTGGGCGTTGGCCAGCTCCAGCATCCGCTCCAGTCCCCCGGCCATGAGCTCCGGCCGGTTGTAGCGGTCCGTGAGGAGCAGCCGCCGGCCCCGCTCACCCACCGAGGTCATGGTGACGGCGATGTCGGAGCGCCCCATCATCGACAGGTAGCGAGGGATTCGCTCGGCGGCGCGCGCGGGGCCAATCATGGGCAGCGCGACGGCGGCGACCCGGCCCACCAGGGTCTCCGCGAAGCCGTTGACGAGCGTGCGGCCGACCTGCCGGTAGGCCTCCTCGTCCGACAGGTCTCCGAAGACCTCCTGCCGGGCGAGCGCGGCGGCGCGCTGCCAGAGCTGGATGGGGTAGTCCACCTCCGGTTTCTTGATGTCGTAGCCCAGCGCTTCCAGCTCCTGGACCAGGCGGCCCGTGGCCTTCAGTCCCCGCACGAACAGGCCCTCGAACACACTCGAGGGCACACGCGGGACGGGCGGGGCGGCGGGCTCGAGGTGTCGGCGCAGCGGGCTTGGGGTCATGGGCGGCTCCCTCGGGAGCAGAGGTCCTCGTATCATAGTGAGTTTCTGACTCTGCCGCGAATCCTGGATGTTCTTTGATTCCCGGCTAGAGGATGACGGAGGGGGAGGGGGCGAAGGGTTTGATTCCCCGAGGGTCCGGTTGCTATGGGGCGGCGACCGCCTTACAGGAGAGGACCGAGGAGAACTGCATGTCGGTGAACATCCAGCTGGAGTGGACCCCCAACCCGAGCACGCTGAAGTACGTGGTGGACAGGCGGCTGTTGGCGGGCGGCGCGGTGAGTATCACGAATCAGGAAGATGCCCAGGCGAAGTCGCCCTTGGCGCGCAAGCTGATGGATGTGCGCGGCGTGACGGCGGTGATGATTGGGACCAACTTCGTGACGGTGACGAAGGGGGATGAGGGTGAGTGGGACGAGCTGAATGACCAGGTGATGGAGACGTTGGACACGCACCTGACGGCGGACCTGCCGGTGGTGGACGAGGCGGCGGTGGCCGCGGCGCGTCAGGCGGTGTCGGCGGAGGGTGGGGGTTCGGTGGAGGCGCGTATCCGCGAGGTGTTGGACGCGGAGATTCGCCCGGCGGTGGCGATGGACGGTGGCGACATCACGCTGGACCGGTTCGAGGATGGGATTGTGTATCTGCACATGAAGGGTTCGTGTGCGGGTTGCCCGTCGTCGACGGCGACGTTGAAGATGGGCATCGAGGGGCGCCTGCGGGAGATCATCCCCGAGGTCGTCGAGGTGGTGTCCGTCTGAGGCGCAACGTCAAGGCATCGCAGGTCCGGCGGGAGCTCCTGCCGGACCAGTCGCAGGCGCTGTTGCGTGAGCTGCATCTGTTGACGCGGGAGGGGAACCTCAACGCGGATGCGCTGCGCAAGCTCAAGCAGGTGAACCACCTGATGGGGTTGTTGCGTCCGGCGGTGGAGGACGTGAAGGCGCGGCATCCCGAGCCGGTGATGGTGGATGCGGGCAGTGGCAACGCGTACCTGGGGTTCGTGCTCTACGAGTTGTATTTGAAGGACGCGGCCGGGGGCACGTTGGTGTCGGTGGAGGGGAGGCCGGAGCTGACGGAGCGCGCGAAGGGGCGCGCGGAGCGGCTGGGGTTCTCGCGGATGCGCTTCCAGACGGCGCACATCGACCAGGCGGAGTATCCGGAGCGCATCCATCTGCTGATGGCGCTGCATGCGTGTGACACGGCGACGGACGACGCGCTCATCGCGGCGGTGCGCCATGGCGCGGACCACGTGGCGGTGGTGCCGTGTTGTCAGGCGGAGGTGTCCGCGCAGTTGAAGGAGCAGCGCAAGGCGGCGCACGGGAGCCTGGGGTTGCTGTACGCGCACCCGTGGCACCGGCGCGAGTTCGGCTCACACCTGACGAATGTCATCCGGGCGTTGACGCTGGAGGCGTTCGGCTACCAGGTGACGGTGACGGAGCTGACGGGGTGGGAGCACTCGTTGAAGAACGAGCTGATCCTGGGTCGGCGCGTGCATCGGGATAACCGGCGCGCGCGGGTCCAGTTGGAGCGGCTCCTGGCGGAGACGGGTGTGAATCCGAAGCTGACGCGGGAGCTGGGCGTGAAGCCCGCGGCGTCGGTGGGTGAGTTGCCGCCTGTCGAAGCGGAAGAGGCGGTGGCCTCTCCGGACGTGACTCCATCCGTGGAGCCGTGAGCGCGGCGCGAGGGGCTTCGGTGGTGATGAGGCCCCTCGCATGTTGAACGCGTGCGAACGCTCCGGGATGTGAACCTGGCAACGTTCCCGGCCCGGGCCTGGGCCTTCTTGTTATGAGGGAATGGCCTGGGGGGCTTGTCGGAATCGTCTGGTAGTTCCCGTGCAGCATCGCCTGTGGATGGGCGATGGGCCGGGGGGCCTCCATGGCGATTCGCCGGGCAGTGCTCCTGCTCCTGTTTCTGGTGTCCACCGAATCGAATCACGTCCAGATGGGGACTGACAGATGTGAAGCCAGACCTCTCTGTGGAAGAAGCAGAGGAAGTTCTCGACCTTCACCTCATAGCGAGTGATGAGGCGACGGAAGTTCCTACACTAGGCGAAGAGGCACTACACCGTCCATCGTCGGCGATAGCGGCATAACTCACGCCTGTCCTGAGTCTTCGTCTTGCGCCTGCGGCGGTGCGGGGCAATCAACGTCACTCTGCACTCATGCCACGGGCGCTCGTCGAGCTTGTCTTCGTCATAGGCTTTGTCCCTGACGAGTCGCTGGGGGAGTTCGTCGACGAAGCTCTCGTCTAAGGGGGCTCTCGATGAACTTCGTCTGGTGGGGAGAATCGCTTGCCGCGCTGGTGGCGAGAGGAAGACCATCGCCGTCTGAAGCTGCAAGCCTTTTTTCCCCTTGCCGCGCTTGGACTTCCCGATGCAGCCTCCCTTTCGCCGAGGCGAAGAATGCGTCCACGAAGCCTTTCTCCAGGTCAATCTCTCCGCGCTCCTTGAGGCCCTTTGCCAAGGCGCGGAGGACGGCTCGCAAGGTGCCGTCCGTCACCTGCCCCAGGAATCAGCGATGGACCGTCTTGTAGGGCGGGTACTTCTCTCTCGGCAGCTCACTCCATTGGGCCCTGGTCCGCAGTATCCACAGGATGCCGTCCCACAAGCACAAGGTACGAGAATCGATGCCCAAGCCTGTCTTCTCTCTTCGTCTTCCACAGGGGAAGAAGCGGCTAAATCAATACCCACTGTTCGTCGGTCAGGTCCACCGGTCAGCTTCGCGCATGTTCATCCCCTTCTTGTTGATCTGCGGCCCTGCTTCCGCTCCCAGCACTGCTCGCTCAATTTCGAGACCGATTCTAGTCCTCAAGTCATGTGCATGCACTTCGCGTTGGAGGTTGGGGATCCAGTTTGGGGTGAGTTCTGACTCCTGGTCCTACCCTTTGATGGCGGGGTATTCTAGTCAATCATGCCAAGCGAACTCCGTATCCTGAGTGTCGATGATGTTCTATTGATCAATAGAAAAGTATCCCAGGATGCCGTGGGTGCAGGGGGGCCCATTGCGAGAATGGGAGGAGTTGGCGTTAGTCACAGTGTCAAGGATTACGGACTGCTGGAGTCTGCGGTGGCTCGGCAGTCGATGGGGGCTGGTGGAGTCCTTGTTTATCCAACGCCGATTGAGAATGCCGCGACGCTAATGTATGGAATTGCGAAGAATCATGCGTTCCATGATGGCAATAAGAGGACGGCTGTTGTTGCAATGTTGAATCATCTTGATCGAAACAGATTGTCTCTGATTGACTTGAAGTGGACGGAGATCGAGGAAATGGTGCTGGCTCTGGTTGTTGGTGAACTTCCAAATTACTCGAAGCTCAAGCATGTTGTTGCTAGATGTGTTGACCGAGCCGAGCGCGATATGCGAGCGCTAGCTGAGTGGATTAGGCAAAACTCTAGAGTGGTCGAGCGAGGGGAACGACGGATGACCTTCGACGAGCTTGAGCAGGTGCTGCGCAAGCATGG from Myxococcus stipitatus carries:
- a CDS encoding SAM-dependent methyltransferase; amino-acid sequence: MRKLKQVNHLMGLLRPAVEDVKARHPEPVMVDAGSGNAYLGFVLYELYLKDAAGGTLVSVEGRPELTERAKGRAERLGFSRMRFQTAHIDQAEYPERIHLLMALHACDTATDDALIAAVRHGADHVAVVPCCQAEVSAQLKEQRKAAHGSLGLLYAHPWHRREFGSHLTNVIRALTLEAFGYQVTVTELTGWEHSLKNELILGRRVHRDNRRARVQLERLLAETGVNPKLTRELGVKPAASVGELPPVEAEEAVASPDVTPSVEP
- a CDS encoding DUF2378 family protein, with protein sequence MTPSPLRRHLEPAAPPVPRVPSSVFEGLFVRGLKATGRLVQELEALGYDIKKPEVDYPIQLWQRAAALARQEVFGDLSDEEAYRQVGRTLVNGFAETLVGRVAAVALPMIGPARAAERIPRYLSMMGRSDIAVTMTSVGERGRRLLLTDRYNRPELMAGGLERMLELANAQARITVEERSSDGYRLLVRW
- a CDS encoding type II toxin-antitoxin system death-on-curing family toxin, whose translation is MPSELRILSVDDVLLINRKVSQDAVGAGGPIARMGGVGVSHSVKDYGLLESAVARQSMGAGGVLVYPTPIENAATLMYGIAKNHAFHDGNKRTAVVAMLNHLDRNRLSLIDLKWTEIEEMVLALVVGELPNYSKLKHVVARCVDRAERDMRALAEWIRQNSRVVERGERRMTFDELEQVLRKHGYELADPDKNFIQIFRNVLQEKRGIFGKKSEIKKLHVGSMGYPGGKREVGVSEIKKVRRICRLTEEHGVDSAAFYDEAQAVDEIINRYRRLLRSLADK
- a CDS encoding ATP-dependent Clp protease adaptor ClpS, whose translation is MAQKDEHDGSVATETVPKQKLKRPTLYKVLLHNDNYTTREFVVAVLREVFHKSESDAVQIMLHVHYNGVGVAGVYTFEVAETKLKTVEAAARDNGFPLRLSMEPEEG
- a CDS encoding GNAT family N-acetyltransferase, which translates into the protein MSTPLPTTLRILPSIHEVPASLWDALVDDSAVPFLEWAFLAALEDSGSVVPERGWHPRHLTLWRGSRLVAAAPAYLKDDSQGEFVFDAPWATAAERAGLRYYPKLVLTVPFTPATGRRVLVASGEERAAREAELYAGALEFARVQQLSGIHVLFPTEEELPTLEAQGYAMRLGVQYQWRNDGYRTLEDFLARFHSKRRNQLRRELRAPAEQGITLRTLRGDALALVDVDTLYRLYTSTVDKYPWGTRLLTRDFFARMLTTFRHRCELVEARREGGLVAGAFNFRANGVLYGRYWGCFEEHPFLHFNVCLYHPVEEGITQGLTRFEPGAGGEHKLTRGFEPRLTYSAHLLLHPGLERAVRGFLEHERAAVRGGLSQWRAETGFKGVA
- a CDS encoding NifU family protein, which produces MSVNIQLEWTPNPSTLKYVVDRRLLAGGAVSITNQEDAQAKSPLARKLMDVRGVTAVMIGTNFVTVTKGDEGEWDELNDQVMETLDTHLTADLPVVDEAAVAAARQAVSAEGGGSVEARIREVLDAEIRPAVAMDGGDITLDRFEDGIVYLHMKGSCAGCPSSTATLKMGIEGRLREIIPEVVEVVSV